In a single window of the Metopolophium dirhodum isolate CAU chromosome 2, ASM1992520v1, whole genome shotgun sequence genome:
- the LOC132938593 gene encoding putative mediator of RNA polymerase II transcription subunit 12, whose product MVSRIGYVQTRLDAVVQMFVWVVVIGLITQSFADDTKVRDKRQLENEWASTSKKDHKGPNTYEFRYDVENAPTNNIQYRMEERHPNGSVVGSYGQVQPDGKIRVVSYVADKDGVKAYVKDNGGGDQYVAEGSSLDPVQRVTSQIIQTAVKSQQHKSPLHDKYHRPTPSTAAAAGQRVDTAHAYHQQRTNVDPATFRPEDSPGFQETNQPFVGDQLKDKLQSSYAEYRVGPPQQPPSNQLVQNSAVLPPVVPYNLQQATVPAQQPSHYVLNVPPLPSLGDNSPLPLLPGQQPLPITPDRGPIMIQLQQPQQQPPPPNYQQQQNYVQYQPTQVHQQQLRLPQGQQQLLHPSQVQQYQQQPVRVQPPVHLQQHVQLTPNQQQTVQYQPQQARVVSQQAVPPQYIQQQHQQQLQQQQLQQQQQQQQLQQQQQQQKVPYQQSVMQQQYPQQVNIPAHPSQLQIRGNVQQHHAVVPMQYFHQPNPATTVEQYRQQLQLQAAESQIFPVFVSPPTNSVFDFERKRLRF is encoded by the exons ATGGTTTCACGCATCGGCTACGTTCAA acAAGACTCGATGCGGTAGTGCAGATGTTTGTATGGGTGGTGGTGATCGGGTTGATCACGCAATCGTTCGCAGACGACACAAAAGTCCGCGACAAGAGACAGTTGGAAAACGAATGGGCGTCCACGTCGAAAAAAGATCACAAA GGACCGAACACTTACGAATTTAGATACGACGTGGAAAATGCGCCAACAAACAACATACAATACCGTATGGAAGAACGTCACCCCAACGGGAGCGTTGTGGGAAGTTACGGGCAAGTTCAACCTGACGGTAAAATTAGAGTGGTGTCCTATGTTGCGGACAAAGACGGTGTAAA GGCTTACGTCAAGGACAATGGCGGGGGCGATCAGTACGTGGCTGAAGGATCTAGTTTGGACCCCGTGCAGCGGGTCACGTCACAGATCATACAAACGGCTGTAAAGTCACAACAACATAAGTCACCGTTGCATGACAAGTATCACCGCCCGACGCCGAGCACCGCGGCCGCGGCCGGTCAACGGGTGGATACGGCGCACGCGTATCACCAGCAGAGGACCAACGTGGACCCGGCCACATTTCGGCCGGAAGACTCACCGGGCTTCCAGGAAACCAACCAGCCGTTCGTCGGCGATCAGCTCAAGGACAAGTTACAATCGTCTTACGCCGAGTACCGAGTCGGTCCTCCTCAGCAACCACCGTCGAATCAACTGGTACAGAATTCCGCGGTCCTACCGCCCGTGGTCCCTTATAACCTGCAGCAGGCCACCGTGCCGGCGCAGCAGCCGTCGCACTACGTGCTAAACGTGCCGCCACTGCCCTCGCTGGGCGATAACTCACCGCTACCGCTACTGCCCGGTCAACAGCCCCTGCCCATCACGCCCGATCGGGGGCCCATCATGATACAACTCCAACAACCGCAGCAGCAGCCACCACCGCCCAACTATCAGCAACAACAGAACTATGTGCAGTATCAGCCCACGCAGGTGCACCAACAACAGTTGAGGTTGCCTCAGGGTCAACAGCAATTGCTCCATCCCAGTCAAGTGCAACAATACCAACAACAGCCGGTAAGGGTACAGCCGCCAGTGCACTTACAGCAACACGTCCAGTTGACGCCTAACCAGCAGCAGACCGTCCAATATCAGCCACAACAAGCCAGAGTGGTGTCGCAACAGGCGGTACCGCCTCAATACATTCAGCAGCAGCACCAGCAGCAACTGCAACAACAGCAACTgcaacaacagcagcaacagcaacagcttcagcaacagcaacaacagcaaAAAGTCCCGTACCAGCAGTCCGTCATGCAACAGCAGTACCCGCAACAGGTCAACATACCGGCACACCCTTCGCAGCTGCAAATCAGGGGTAACGTACAGCAGCACCACGCGGTGGTACCGATGCAATACTTCCACCAGCCAAATCCGGCCACCACAGTGGAACAGTACCGGCAACAGTTGCAGTTGCAGGCGGCTGAATCGCAGATATTTCCGGTCTTCGTGTCGCCACCGACTAATAGCGTTTTCGATTTCGAAAGAAAGCGTTTACGGTTTTAA
- the LOC132938345 gene encoding cuticle protein 19-like, giving the protein MLSKVIVGSCVLLYVSFTVQSYPQGYGGGGAHDDDDHVDYYAHPKYSYKYGVQDPHTGDYKTAHEYRDGDVVKGSYSVHDPDGTLRTVEYVADKENGFNAVVHKSGHANHPDHYEHY; this is encoded by the exons ATGTTGTCCAAG GTTATTGTCGGTTCTTGCGTCCTGCTGTACGTCAGTTTTACGGTCCAATCATATCCTCAAGGTTACGGCGGCGGTGGcgcacacgacgacgacgaccacgTGGACTACTAT GCTCATCCAAAGTACTCTTACAAGTACGGCGTGCAAGACCCGCACACCGGCGACTACAAGACCGCGCACGAGTACAGAGATGGCGACGTGGTGAAGGGGTCGTACAGCGTGCATGATCCCGACGGTACACTGAGGACCGTCGAGTACGTGGCAGACAAGGAAAACGGTTTTAACGCGGTCGTCCACAAGAGCGGTCACGCCAACCATCCAGACCACTACGAACACTATTAA